The following proteins come from a genomic window of Streptomyces sp. Sge12:
- a CDS encoding 3' terminal RNA ribose 2'-O-methyltransferase Hen1, with the protein MFLTISTTGSPERPATDLGHVLHKHPGKTQAFSTSHGTAHVFYPEASVQRCTAALLLEVDPVALVRRGRGKGRGGAPDAALAQYVNDRPYAASSLLAVALGGVFRTALQGRCAARPELAEQARPLRIEVPVLPARGGAQLVHRLFEPLGWDLVQAEAVPLDEQFPEWGDSRYVRLVLEGELRLADALRQLYVLLPVLDDAKHYWISPDEVDKLLRAGDGWLAAHPENGLITSRYLARHKRLTQEAIERLELVRLAEADGSEVEELDNAVDENRDTEERPVPLAVQRREAILAALRAAGAQRVLDLGCGQGQLLQALLKDPAHTEIVGMDVSVRALNIAARRLRLDRMGERQSSRLTLLQGSLAYTDKRLAGYDAAVLSEVIEHLDPERLPALEYAVFGSARPRTVLVTTPNVEYNVRWETLPAGHVRHGDHRFEWTREEFRAWADEVARRHGYGVRYVPVGDDDPEVGPPTQMAVFTQHDTSDTTESAESTDAAGSAAGTGTDTPKEGEAA; encoded by the coding sequence GTGTTCCTGACGATCTCCACCACCGGCTCCCCCGAACGACCCGCGACCGACCTGGGCCATGTGCTGCACAAGCACCCCGGGAAGACGCAGGCGTTCTCCACCTCCCACGGCACCGCCCACGTGTTCTACCCCGAGGCCTCGGTCCAGCGGTGCACGGCGGCCCTCCTGCTGGAGGTCGACCCCGTCGCGCTCGTGCGGCGCGGCCGGGGCAAGGGCCGTGGCGGGGCGCCGGACGCCGCGCTCGCGCAGTACGTGAACGACCGGCCGTACGCCGCGTCCTCGCTGCTCGCCGTCGCGCTCGGCGGAGTGTTCCGCACCGCCCTCCAGGGCCGGTGCGCCGCCCGCCCGGAGCTCGCGGAGCAGGCCCGGCCGCTGCGCATCGAGGTCCCGGTCCTGCCCGCCCGCGGAGGCGCGCAGCTGGTGCACCGGCTGTTCGAGCCGCTCGGCTGGGACCTCGTACAGGCCGAGGCCGTACCGCTCGACGAGCAGTTCCCCGAGTGGGGCGACTCCCGCTACGTACGGCTCGTCCTGGAGGGCGAACTGCGCCTGGCCGACGCCCTGCGGCAGCTCTACGTGCTGCTGCCGGTGCTCGACGACGCCAAGCACTACTGGATCTCCCCGGACGAGGTGGACAAGCTGCTGCGCGCCGGGGACGGCTGGCTCGCCGCCCACCCCGAGAACGGGCTGATCACCTCCCGCTACCTGGCCCGCCACAAGCGGCTGACCCAGGAGGCCATCGAGCGCCTGGAACTGGTCCGCCTCGCCGAGGCCGACGGCAGCGAGGTCGAGGAGCTCGACAACGCCGTGGACGAGAACCGCGACACGGAGGAGCGGCCCGTGCCGCTCGCCGTGCAGCGGCGCGAGGCGATCCTCGCCGCGCTGCGCGCCGCCGGCGCCCAGCGGGTGCTGGACCTCGGCTGCGGCCAGGGACAGCTGCTCCAGGCACTGTTGAAGGACCCGGCCCACACCGAGATCGTCGGTATGGACGTGTCCGTGCGGGCGCTGAACATCGCGGCCCGGCGGCTGCGGCTGGATCGGATGGGCGAGCGCCAGAGCTCGCGCCTCACGCTCCTGCAAGGCTCGCTCGCCTACACCGACAAGCGGCTGGCCGGCTACGACGCGGCCGTGCTCAGCGAGGTCATCGAGCACCTGGACCCGGAGCGGCTGCCCGCGCTGGAGTACGCGGTGTTCGGCTCGGCCCGCCCCCGGACGGTGCTCGTCACCACCCCGAACGTCGAGTACAACGTGCGCTGGGAGACGCTGCCCGCCGGGCACGTCCGCCACGGCGACCACCGCTTCGAGTGGACCCGCGAGGAGTTCCGCGCCTGGGCCGACGAGGTCGCGCGGCGCCACGGCTACGGGGTGCGGTACGTGCCCGTCGGCGACGACGACCCCGAGGTGGGGCCGCCGACGCAGATGGCCGTCTTCACCCAGCACGACACCAGCGACACCACCGAATCCGCCGAATCCACCGACGCCGCGGGCTCCGCCGCAGGCACCGGCACCGATACCCCGAAGGAGGGCGAGGCAGCATGA
- the mmuM gene encoding homocysteine S-methyltransferase gives MPRASGPLARALAHRALLLDGGLSNQLAAQGCDLSGGLWSGRVLAERPDQVEAAHTAYARAGAEVLITASYQVGYEAFAAHGHDRAETTALLHRSVHLAARAAEAADHEVWVAASVGPYGAVLADGSEYRGRYGLSVRRLAAFHRPRIEALLAAGPDVLAVETIPDTDEAEALLTVLAETGAPAWLSYTVAAGRTRAGNPLPEAFALAAASPQVIAVGVNCCDPADVLPALRAAAAVTAGPLLAYPNDGSVWDAATGTWHTPEAPAPWPLQAWRAAGARLVGGCCRIGPEHIAALGALLPDRRP, from the coding sequence GTGCCCCGCGCATCCGGCCCGCTCGCCCGGGCCCTGGCCCACCGGGCCTTGCTCCTGGACGGCGGGCTCAGCAACCAGCTCGCCGCCCAGGGCTGCGACCTGTCCGGCGGCCTCTGGTCGGGCCGGGTGCTCGCCGAGCGCCCGGACCAGGTGGAGGCCGCCCACACGGCCTACGCCCGGGCCGGCGCCGAGGTACTGATCACCGCCAGCTACCAGGTCGGTTACGAGGCCTTCGCGGCCCACGGCCACGACCGCGCCGAGACCACCGCCCTGCTGCACCGCAGCGTGCACCTCGCCGCCCGGGCCGCCGAGGCCGCCGACCACGAGGTGTGGGTGGCCGCCTCCGTGGGCCCGTACGGTGCGGTGCTCGCGGACGGCTCCGAGTACCGCGGCCGGTACGGCCTGAGCGTGCGGCGGCTCGCCGCCTTCCACCGGCCCCGCATCGAAGCCCTGCTCGCCGCCGGCCCCGACGTCCTGGCCGTGGAGACGATCCCCGACACCGACGAGGCCGAGGCGCTGCTCACGGTCCTCGCGGAGACCGGCGCCCCCGCCTGGCTCTCGTACACGGTGGCCGCCGGCCGCACACGGGCCGGCAACCCCCTCCCGGAGGCCTTCGCCCTCGCCGCCGCCTCCCCCCAGGTCATCGCGGTCGGCGTCAACTGCTGCGACCCCGCCGATGTGCTGCCCGCCCTCCGCGCGGCGGCCGCCGTCACCGCCGGACCGCTGCTGGCCTACCCCAACGACGGCTCGGTCTGGGACGCCGCCACCGGGACCTGGCACACCCCCGAAGCCCCCGCCCCCTGGCCCCTGCAGGCCTGGCGCGCCGCCGGCGCCCGCCTCGTCGGCGGCTGCTGCCGCATCGGACCGGAACACATCGCCGCCCTCGGAGCCCTCCTGCCGGACCGGCGGCCGTAG
- a CDS encoding LLM class F420-dependent oxidoreductase, translating into MDLRIFTEPQQGASYDTLLTVAKATEDLGFDAFFRSDHYLRMGSADGLPGPTDAWITLAGLARETKRIRLGTLMTAGTFRLPGVLAIQVAQVDRMSGGRVELGLGAGWFEDEHKAYGIPFPADRMSRLEEQLAVITGLWATEPGATFDYAGKHYRVENSPALPKPAQTKVPVLIGGHGARRTPRLAAQYADEFNMPFASIADSERQFGRVREAAEEAGRKADDLRCSNALVVCVGKDDAEVARRAAAIGRDVDELKANGLAGSPAEVVEKIGAYGAIGSSRIYLQLLDLDDLDHLELISAHVLAQLR; encoded by the coding sequence ATGGATCTCCGCATTTTCACCGAGCCCCAGCAGGGCGCGAGCTACGACACCCTCCTGACCGTCGCGAAGGCCACCGAGGACCTGGGCTTCGATGCGTTCTTCCGATCCGACCACTATCTGCGGATGGGCTCCGCCGACGGCCTGCCCGGACCCACCGACGCCTGGATCACCCTCGCGGGCCTGGCCCGGGAGACCAAGCGGATCCGCCTCGGCACGCTGATGACGGCCGGCACCTTCCGGCTGCCCGGCGTCCTCGCCATCCAGGTGGCCCAGGTCGACCGGATGTCCGGCGGCCGCGTCGAACTGGGCCTCGGCGCGGGCTGGTTCGAGGACGAGCACAAGGCGTACGGCATCCCCTTCCCGGCGGACCGGATGTCCCGGCTGGAGGAGCAGCTGGCCGTCATCACCGGTCTGTGGGCCACCGAGCCCGGTGCCACCTTCGACTACGCGGGCAAGCACTACCGGGTGGAGAACTCGCCCGCGCTCCCCAAGCCCGCCCAGACCAAGGTGCCCGTCCTCATCGGCGGCCACGGCGCCCGGCGCACCCCGCGGCTCGCCGCGCAGTACGCGGACGAGTTCAACATGCCCTTCGCGTCGATCGCGGACAGCGAGCGGCAGTTCGGCCGGGTCCGGGAGGCCGCCGAGGAAGCCGGCCGCAAGGCCGACGACCTGCGCTGCTCCAACGCCCTCGTCGTGTGCGTGGGCAAGGACGACGCCGAGGTGGCCCGCCGGGCCGCCGCCATCGGCCGCGACGTGGACGAGCTCAAGGCCAACGGCCTGGCCGGCTCCCCGGCCGAGGTCGTGGAGAAGATCGGCGCCTACGGCGCCATCGGCTCCTCCCGCATCTACCTCCAGCTGCTCGACCTGGACGACCTGGACCACCTGGAGCTGATCTCCGCCCACGTGCTCGCCCAGCTCCGCTAG
- a CDS encoding DUF6099 family protein encodes MDAVRLIAAGRHALAQSGAAWDIVGEAWQAQALAQGVGSYLAVTGPPELRSEARGLGEAGGRGCGVLDRAALRGEGSAPEYPPRAAQLSEVSDIRQALLGLQALLGEVGIALVGVACGTDDESLYWQCIESIDAADESSDRVRAILRRMTVRERGSASGVA; translated from the coding sequence ATGGATGCGGTACGGCTCATCGCGGCCGGCCGGCACGCGCTGGCACAGAGTGGGGCTGCGTGGGACATCGTGGGCGAGGCCTGGCAGGCGCAGGCGCTCGCACAAGGCGTAGGGAGCTATCTGGCGGTCACCGGGCCGCCGGAGCTGAGATCGGAGGCACGGGGACTGGGGGAAGCGGGAGGAAGAGGCTGCGGGGTGCTCGACCGGGCGGCCCTGCGCGGAGAGGGCAGCGCGCCCGAGTATCCGCCGCGGGCAGCGCAGTTGAGCGAGGTGTCGGACATCCGGCAGGCACTGCTCGGACTCCAGGCGCTGCTGGGCGAAGTGGGGATAGCCCTGGTCGGGGTGGCCTGCGGGACGGACGACGAGTCCTTGTACTGGCAGTGCATAGAGTCGATCGACGCGGCGGACGAATCGAGCGACCGGGTGCGGGCGATCCTGCGCCGCATGACGGTCCGCGAGCGGGGGTCGGCCTCGGGCGTGGCCTGA
- a CDS encoding nucleotide pyrophosphohydrolase, with product MNETQEPPRSPERRPEERLDRLQRRLAQFAAARGWEPYHTPKNLAVALSVEASELVEIFQWLTPEQSAKVMEKPESAHRVADEVADVLAYLLQFCEVLGVDVLDALAAKIERNELRFPVPGPSRPNRHSSE from the coding sequence ATGAACGAGACGCAGGAGCCGCCCCGGTCGCCCGAGCGGCGGCCGGAGGAACGGCTGGACCGACTGCAGCGCCGGCTCGCGCAGTTCGCGGCGGCGCGCGGCTGGGAGCCGTACCACACGCCCAAGAACCTGGCCGTGGCGCTGAGCGTGGAGGCGTCCGAACTGGTCGAGATCTTCCAGTGGCTGACCCCCGAACAGTCGGCGAAGGTCATGGAGAAGCCGGAATCCGCCCATCGCGTGGCCGATGAGGTGGCCGACGTGCTGGCGTATCTGCTGCAGTTCTGTGAGGTTCTCGGGGTGGATGTGCTCGATGCGCTCGCCGCGAAGATCGAGAGGAACGAACTCCGCTTCCCCGTTCCGGGCCCATCGAGGCCGAATCGTCACTCTTCGGAGTGA
- a CDS encoding biotin transporter BioY, with product MVTELRLSAFGPHRSALFPLGPLTLFAGPSGSGKSQALEAYAALAGLASGATLEEAFPDPCARIPDRAVPDAQRRRGFRLGVTVEGPAGAVRLDLAVQAEPTLRIVGERLSQGGQILLATALRDPGRRSVQAAWLTGGAIGVTRAPLPDDRLGTALLPLRVAGSTAGQRQVLAAAEQVVVALRAVFPCDPRPDRMRAAVPPGEGRLLGDCANLADVLRRTRSECGTRHALLAEAARTGCAGPVLGLDVRAPSGGGPVAAVLDRGPDRPATELARLAAGELRFLALALVLLTGPGVLAMDPAAELLSARQALTVLADDFDRGLDRRQSAELLRLALLSCGRGHIRLVAAVGEGTAAAARDLEGVAVVDLGA from the coding sequence GTGGTCACCGAGCTGCGGCTCTCCGCCTTCGGACCGCACCGCTCGGCGCTCTTCCCGCTGGGCCCCCTCACCCTCTTCGCCGGACCGAGCGGCAGCGGCAAGTCCCAGGCCCTGGAGGCCTACGCGGCCCTGGCCGGGCTGGCTTCCGGGGCCACGCTGGAGGAGGCCTTCCCGGACCCGTGCGCCCGCATCCCCGACCGCGCCGTCCCCGACGCGCAACGGCGCCGCGGATTCCGCCTCGGCGTCACCGTCGAGGGCCCCGCCGGCGCGGTCCGGCTCGACCTCGCGGTCCAGGCCGAGCCCACGCTGCGGATCGTCGGCGAACGGCTTTCGCAGGGCGGGCAGATCCTGCTCGCCACCGCCCTGCGCGATCCCGGCCGGCGCTCGGTCCAGGCCGCCTGGCTGACCGGCGGGGCCATCGGCGTCACCCGGGCCCCGCTGCCCGACGACCGGCTCGGCACGGCCCTGCTCCCGCTGCGCGTCGCCGGGTCCACGGCCGGCCAGCGCCAGGTCCTGGCCGCCGCCGAGCAGGTGGTCGTGGCCCTGCGCGCGGTCTTCCCCTGCGACCCCCGCCCGGACCGGATGCGCGCGGCCGTCCCGCCGGGCGAGGGCCGGCTGCTGGGCGACTGCGCCAACCTGGCCGACGTACTGCGCCGCACGCGCAGCGAGTGCGGCACCCGCCACGCGCTGCTGGCGGAGGCGGCCCGTACCGGCTGTGCGGGGCCCGTCCTGGGGCTGGACGTACGGGCCCCCTCGGGCGGCGGCCCCGTCGCGGCGGTCCTGGACCGCGGCCCGGACCGGCCCGCCACGGAACTGGCCCGGCTGGCCGCGGGCGAACTCCGCTTCCTGGCGCTGGCGCTGGTCCTGCTCACCGGGCCGGGGGTGCTGGCCATGGACCCGGCCGCAGAGCTGCTCTCCGCGCGGCAGGCCCTGACGGTGCTGGCCGACGACTTCGACCGCGGCCTGGACCGGCGCCAGAGCGCCGAACTGCTGCGGCTCGCCCTGCTGTCCTGCGGCCGGGGCCACATCAGGCTGGTGGCGGCGGTGGGGGAGGGGACCGCGGCCGCCGCCCGCGACCTCGAGGGGGTCGCGGTGGTAGACCTGGGGGCATGA
- a CDS encoding cell division protein SepF — MSRYDVTDEQWEGLAQVVPLRSRNEWPSRVDHRTIPTAPGASAAEQRRFVVIRVQIFADAREVAEYLIAQIPVLLDLTGADSEVAKRILDFSSGVVFGLGSGMHRVDRNVFLLAPVGTEVEGIAAAAVPRS, encoded by the coding sequence GTGAGCAGGTACGACGTCACCGACGAACAGTGGGAGGGGCTCGCGCAGGTGGTCCCCCTGCGCAGTCGCAACGAATGGCCCTCCCGGGTGGACCACCGCACGATTCCCACGGCGCCCGGGGCGTCGGCGGCGGAGCAGCGGCGCTTCGTGGTGATCAGAGTCCAGATCTTCGCGGACGCGCGGGAGGTGGCGGAGTACCTGATCGCGCAGATCCCGGTGCTGCTCGACCTCACCGGCGCGGACAGCGAAGTGGCCAAGCGGATCCTCGACTTCAGCAGCGGCGTGGTCTTCGGCCTGGGCAGCGGCATGCACCGCGTGGACCGGAACGTCTTCCTGCTCGCCCCGGTGGGGACCGAGGTCGAGGGGATCGCGGCCGCCGCCGTCCCCCGATCGTAG
- a CDS encoding DUF2470 domain-containing protein, with protein sequence MRLFGAPATPAARPTDAERIRSILTAAHSMNVVTDGLRSEVRHLDGSDPMGRLHLHPAEPGGESEYRPAIRLEFTDVAPTPVRDRVRARVTVLGRLLTPYSDLADDSGVNSTCMEFDRAVLETPEGRSHVGLEELDAACPDPLAPYEAGMLTHLLDDHHDLVTLLLRLVRPLPTAAVLRALPVAMDRYGITLRLEERRGHRDVRLPFPSPLDDVEQAGAQIQALFSAARRNSHRNTLPA encoded by the coding sequence ATGCGCCTGTTCGGTGCCCCCGCCACCCCGGCCGCCCGGCCCACCGATGCCGAGCGGATCCGGTCGATCCTGACGGCCGCCCACTCCATGAACGTGGTCACCGACGGGCTGCGGTCGGAGGTCCGCCACCTCGACGGAAGCGACCCGATGGGGCGGCTGCACCTGCACCCCGCCGAACCCGGCGGCGAGTCCGAGTACCGGCCCGCGATCCGGCTGGAGTTCACCGACGTGGCCCCCACTCCCGTACGGGACCGGGTGCGCGCCCGCGTCACCGTGCTGGGCCGCCTGCTCACCCCCTACTCCGACCTCGCCGACGACTCCGGCGTCAACTCCACCTGCATGGAATTCGACCGGGCCGTCCTGGAGACCCCGGAGGGCCGCTCGCACGTCGGCCTCGAAGAGCTCGACGCGGCCTGCCCCGACCCGCTGGCCCCGTACGAGGCGGGCATGCTCACGCACCTGCTCGACGACCACCACGACCTGGTCACCCTCCTGCTGCGGCTGGTCCGGCCGCTGCCCACCGCCGCCGTGCTGCGCGCGCTGCCGGTCGCCATGGACCGGTACGGGATCACCCTGCGGCTGGAGGAGCGCCGCGGCCACCGCGACGTACGGCTGCCCTTCCCCTCACCCCTCGACGACGTCGAGCAGGCGGGCGCGCAGATCCAGGCGCTCTTCAGCGCGGCCCGGCGGAACTCGCACCGCAACACCCTGCCGGCCTGA
- a CDS encoding NADP-dependent oxidoreductase → MKAITYSAYGTPATLTLVDVPKPKVGPGEVLVRVKAAGVNPVDWKLAAGYLDPILEVRHPVIPGWDVAGVVEAVGEDTFDYSVGDEVYGYVRKEWVELGTYAELVSAPVRTLARKPGGLTFEQAAGIPLAGLTAYQSLKRAGLKAGETVVIHSAAGGTGSFGVQIAVALGLRVIGTAGAHNHDYLRSLGAEPVLYGEGLADRIRELAPEGVDAGLDFYGDGVIETLQSLVKERHRVVSIADYEAAAKGAHQLWVRPDTTDLTFLAELAEAGKLTVNVEHAVPLAEAARAWELSASGRTRGKIVLTV, encoded by the coding sequence ATGAAGGCCATCACATACAGCGCATACGGAACTCCCGCCACCCTCACGCTCGTTGATGTACCGAAGCCCAAAGTCGGCCCGGGCGAGGTCCTCGTCCGCGTCAAGGCCGCCGGCGTCAACCCGGTGGACTGGAAGCTCGCCGCCGGATACCTCGACCCGATCCTGGAGGTCCGCCACCCGGTCATACCCGGCTGGGACGTGGCCGGAGTCGTCGAAGCGGTCGGCGAGGACACCTTCGACTACTCCGTCGGCGACGAGGTCTACGGCTACGTCCGCAAGGAATGGGTCGAACTCGGCACGTACGCCGAGCTGGTGTCCGCCCCCGTGCGCACCCTCGCCCGCAAGCCCGGCGGGCTGACCTTCGAGCAGGCCGCGGGCATCCCGCTGGCCGGACTCACCGCCTACCAGTCGCTCAAGCGGGCGGGCCTCAAGGCCGGCGAGACCGTCGTCATCCACTCCGCGGCCGGCGGCACCGGGTCCTTCGGCGTGCAGATCGCGGTCGCACTCGGCCTGCGGGTCATCGGCACGGCGGGCGCGCACAACCACGACTACCTGCGTTCCCTCGGCGCGGAGCCCGTGCTGTACGGGGAGGGCCTCGCGGACCGGATCCGCGAGCTGGCGCCCGAAGGGGTCGACGCGGGCCTCGACTTCTACGGCGACGGCGTCATCGAGACGCTCCAGTCCCTGGTCAAGGAGCGCCACCGGGTGGTCTCCATCGCCGACTACGAGGCGGCCGCCAAGGGCGCCCACCAGCTGTGGGTGCGCCCCGACACCACCGACCTCACGTTCCTGGCGGAACTGGCCGAGGCGGGGAAGCTCACGGTCAACGTGGAGCACGCGGTGCCGCTCGCCGAGGCCGCCAGGGCCTGGGAGCTGAGCGCCTCGGGCCGCACCCGGGGCAAGATCGTCCTGACGGTCTGA
- a CDS encoding 4Fe-4S dicluster domain-containing protein → MIELISDARCIACDKCIEVCPTDVFERGPEGIPRLARHEDCQTCFLCEANCPVDALYVSPLTRPLPQDPAVRDEAGLVGRGLLGSYRREIGWGEGRTPGALRAVGPALAPAAPPITS, encoded by the coding sequence ATGATCGAACTGATCTCGGACGCCCGGTGCATCGCCTGCGACAAGTGCATCGAGGTGTGCCCGACGGACGTGTTCGAGCGGGGACCGGAAGGGATCCCGCGGCTCGCCCGGCACGAGGACTGCCAGACCTGCTTCCTGTGCGAGGCCAACTGCCCGGTGGACGCGCTGTACGTGTCCCCGCTGACCCGGCCGCTGCCGCAGGACCCGGCCGTTCGGGACGAGGCGGGGCTGGTGGGGCGCGGGCTGCTCGGCAGCTACCGGCGGGAGATCGGCTGGGGCGAGGGGCGGACGCCCGGTGCGCTGCGCGCGGTCGGACCGGCACTGGCGCCGGCGGCGCCGCCGATCACCTCCTGA
- a CDS encoding FAD-dependent oxidoreductase, with protein MTEYATDVLVVGGGPAATWAALKAAEAGARVVLADKGYCGTSGATAAGGTGVWYVPPEPAAREAAMASREGLGGYLADRRWMARVLDETYDRMNELAVQGRYPFPSGPDGQPLRGGLQGPEYMRRMRIRIRRAGVRVLDHSPVTELLTDADGAVAGAAGYRRQVRESYRVRAGAVVLATGGCAFLSGALGTNTNTGDGALFAAEAGAELSGMEFSNAYGIAPEGTSVTKTAFYSFATFYREDGEVLQGAASQGGRSVIARELLTGAKVYARLDRADEPARAAMRLAQPNFFLTFDRLGIDPFTDRFAVTLLAEGTVRGTGGIRITGDDCATGVPGLYAAGDAATREEICGGFTGGGSHNAAWAISSGSWAGRGAAGHALSTGSRHAAHRTVTGAGGAGLRPTGHRARPGGHRAAVELVQAQVLPYDKNYLRRGEVLAASLRVLDAAWSELRATLHGEGAELVRARQAAAMTAHARWMYAAALARTESRGMARRLDHPHQDPGQHHRILVGGLDRVWTRPAAPAAAGATG; from the coding sequence ATGACCGAGTACGCCACCGACGTCCTCGTGGTCGGCGGTGGACCGGCCGCCACCTGGGCCGCCCTCAAGGCCGCCGAGGCGGGAGCCCGGGTCGTCCTCGCCGACAAGGGGTACTGCGGGACGAGCGGGGCCACGGCCGCCGGCGGTACCGGTGTCTGGTACGTCCCGCCCGAACCCGCCGCCCGGGAGGCCGCCATGGCCTCCCGGGAGGGACTCGGCGGGTACCTCGCCGACCGCCGCTGGATGGCCCGGGTCCTCGACGAGACCTACGACCGGATGAACGAGCTCGCCGTGCAAGGCCGTTACCCGTTCCCCAGCGGCCCGGACGGGCAGCCGCTGCGCGGCGGCCTGCAAGGCCCCGAGTACATGCGGCGGATGCGCATCCGGATCCGCCGGGCCGGGGTCCGCGTCCTCGACCACAGCCCGGTCACCGAACTGCTCACCGACGCGGACGGGGCCGTAGCGGGCGCCGCCGGCTACCGCCGCCAGGTGCGCGAGTCCTACCGGGTACGGGCCGGCGCCGTCGTCCTCGCCACCGGCGGCTGCGCCTTCCTCAGCGGAGCGCTCGGCACCAACACCAACACCGGGGACGGCGCGCTCTTCGCCGCCGAGGCCGGGGCGGAGCTCTCCGGGATGGAGTTCTCCAACGCCTACGGGATCGCCCCCGAGGGCACCTCGGTCACCAAGACCGCCTTCTACTCCTTCGCCACCTTCTACCGGGAGGACGGCGAGGTCCTTCAGGGCGCGGCCAGCCAGGGCGGCCGCTCGGTGATCGCCCGCGAACTCCTCACGGGCGCCAAGGTGTACGCGCGCCTCGACCGCGCCGACGAGCCCGCCCGGGCCGCGATGCGCCTCGCGCAGCCCAACTTCTTCCTCACCTTCGACCGGCTCGGCATCGACCCCTTCACCGACCGCTTCGCCGTCACCCTGCTCGCCGAGGGCACCGTCCGCGGCACCGGCGGCATCCGCATCACCGGCGACGACTGCGCCACCGGCGTCCCCGGCCTGTACGCGGCCGGGGACGCGGCCACCCGCGAGGAGATCTGCGGCGGCTTCACCGGAGGCGGCAGCCACAACGCCGCCTGGGCCATCTCGTCGGGCAGCTGGGCCGGCCGGGGCGCCGCCGGACACGCCCTGTCCACGGGCTCCCGCCACGCCGCCCACCGCACCGTCACCGGGGCGGGCGGGGCGGGGCTGCGCCCTACGGGGCACCGGGCCCGTCCCGGCGGGCACCGGGCGGCCGTGGAACTCGTACAGGCGCAGGTCCTCCCGTACGACAAGAACTACCTGCGCCGCGGTGAGGTCCTGGCGGCTTCGCTGCGGGTCCTCGACGCGGCCTGGTCCGAGCTGCGGGCCACCCTCCACGGCGAGGGGGCCGAGCTGGTGCGGGCCCGGCAGGCGGCGGCGATGACGGCGCACGCGCGGTGGATGTACGCGGCCGCCCTCGCCCGGACCGAGAGCCGGGGGATGGCCAGGCGCCTGGACCACCCGCACCAGGACCCGGGGCAGCACCACCGGATCCTGGTGGGCGGCCTGGACCGGGTGTGGACCCGGCCCGCGGCCCCGGCAGCAGCGGGGGCCACCGGATGA